The region TGGCAGGTAATATTCCCTTAGTAGGTTTTCACGATTTTATCAGTGTTTTAATTTCTGGTAATATTGCTGTAGTAAAGATGTCTTCTAATGATCAGAAGTTACTGCCTTTCTTAGTAAAGTATATAGTAGCAGTAGAACCTGGTTTTGCTGATCGTTATGAGTTTATAGAAGGGAAAATGGAGGGGTTCGATGCTGTAATCGCTACAGGTAGTAATAATACTGCTCGTTATTTTGATTACTACTTTAATAATGTTCCTAATATTATACGTAAAAGCAGAAATTCTGTTGCTGTACTTGACGGTACAGAGAGTCATGAAGACTTAGTAGCACTGGGTAAAGATGTATTTACCTATTATGGATTAGGATGCCGTAATGTCTCTAAAATATTCGTGCCTGAGGGGTATGTGTTTGACAGTTTTTATCAGGGGATGTATGAGTACAGAGACGTTATAATGTATGAGCGTTATGCTAATAATTATGATTATAATAAGGCTGTATTTTTAATGAGTGAGTTTAAGATTTTAGATAATGGATTCTTGACTGTTAAGCAAGATAATGGATATGCTTCTCCGATCTCATCTATTTTTTATGAGTATTATACGGACATTAATGAGGTAAGAACTCGTTTAGTTGAAGATGCAGATAAGATACAGTGTATCGTGTCTAATAACTTAGTAGAGGGAAGTATTGCATTCGGTCAAACACAAGAACCACAACTGTGGGATTATGCTGATAATGTAGATGCAATGAAGTTTTTATTGGAGTTATAGTTTACAGTGAACGGTTTACAGTTAGTAGAGACACAATACGTTGTGTGTCAAAGTTAATGGTTTACAGAATCACCCCATCACGAAAAAACAACATCACAAAAAAACAACATCACAAAAAAACAAAATCACGAAAAAACATAAAAAGATGATTCAAGTACATAATTTCTGTGCGGGTCCTTGTTTATTGCCAGATGAGGTTTATAAAGGAGCAGCAGAAGCTGTTTTGGATTTTAATGGGAGTGGACTTTCGCTATTGTCTATCTCACATCGCAGTAAGGAGTTTATAGCGGTGTTAGAAGAAGCACAGCATTTGGCTCTTTCTCTGTTGGGATTAGAGGGGAAGGGATATTCAGCTCTATTCTTACAAGGAGGGGCAAGTATGGAATTCTTACGTGTACCTTATAATCTGATGAAATCTAAAGCGGGGTATATCAACACAGGTAATTGGTCTTCTAAGGCGATGGCTCAGGCTACAGCTTTCGGAGTGGTTAATGTATTAGCATCATCTGAGGATCGCAACTATAGTTATATTCCTCAGCAGATAGAAATACCTTTAGGTTTAGATTATGTACACTATACATCTAATAATACAATTTATGGTACACAGTGGCATGATATACCTCAGGCTGACTGTCCTATAGTATGTGATATGAGTTCGGATATCTACTCGAGAGTTTATGACTGTGAGCAGATTGATTTGATTTATGCAGGAGCACAGAAGAACATAGGTCCTGCGGGATTAAGTGTTGTATTGGTTAGAGATGATATTTTAGGCAAGTCTGGTCGTAGCATTCCTCAAATGATGGATTATGCAGAGCATGTAGATAAAGGTAGTCTCTATCATACAGCTAACGTCTTTGGTATTTATACTTGTTTATTAAATCTAAGATGGTTACGTAATCTAGGTGGCGTACAAGCTATAGAGAAGATAAATAATCAGAAGGCGACCACCTTATATAGTGCTATTGATGCGTTAGATTATGTAGTGGGATTAGCAGATGTGGAGTACCGATCTAAGATGAATGTCACTTTTGATTTTAAAGAAGAACGTATGAAAGAGATATTCGACAGCTTATGTAAGGAGGCGAGTATCTTAAATATAAAAGGGCATAGAGTGGCTGGTGGATATAGAGCCTCACTTTATAATGCCTTAAAACAACAAAGTGTGGATGCGCTAGTAGAAGTACTTCACACAATGAAAACAAAGATTTAATAAGAGTAGATGAGAATATTAGCTAATGATGGTATCCCAGAGGAAGTAAAGATTGACTTAGAGGGATTAGGTTTTGAAGTAAAGGAAGTAAGGGTAGCTCACGAGCAATTAGTGAATTACACCAGTAAAAATGAGATAGAAATACTTCTGTTACAGCAAGGGACGTTACTTAATAAGGCGATGATCGATGAGTTGTCTTTCTTAAAGGCTATAGTTTTTGCGGGTACACAGATAGATCTAGATATAATAGATTACATCAAAGGATGTGGGATTAAAGTAATTTGGGCAGAAGAGGCCTTGTCTAATGCTACAGCGGAGTTGGTGTTCGCACATTTATTCTCAGGAGCTAGATTATTACAAGAGGCAAATAGAAATATGCCTTTAGAGGGTGATGCTAGTTTTAAATCACTACAACAGTCGTATAGTAGTGGGATCGAGTTAGCAGGTAAAACTCTTGGTATTATTGGTCTGAATGCAGCAGGAGAAAAGGTAGCACAGAAAGCATTAGCTTTAGGAATGAATGTACTGTATGCTGATAGTACAGTGCCTAGTCTAAAAGCGGAGTTTGTATTGCCTAATGGTATACACTTCCCTGTAAATCTAGAATCTACTGATATGCATAGATTGCTACATGATTCGCATTTTATCACTATTCATACTAAGCATTATCAGAAATATATCTTAGATAAAGAGGCTTTTAGTCATGCTCATAACTTGATCGGAGTGATTAATTGTGCGTATGCAGAGGCAGTAAATGAAGTGGATTTAGTAGACCTTATTAACGCTGAAACTATCTTGTTTGCTGGGATAGATCGCTTTGAAGAAGAGCCTCATCCTGCAATACAAGTACTGATGCAACCTGCGTTCTCTTTATCTCCTAATATCAATGGAGCGACAGATGAAAGCAAAATGTTAATCTGGGACGAAATATTTGAGAAAATTCAAATAATGCGAAAATAATATAGTAGTTTTATTGAATAATAAAAAAAACTATGTTAGAACAAATCACAAAATTAGTAGAACAAATTAGTTCTTCTGAAGTAGCTAAAGGAGGAATCACTTCCGACCTTACTAGCGCAGTCACAAGAGAGACTGGAGACAGTATTATCAACGGATTAAAAGACAGTGTGTCTTCTGGAGATATCAGTGGGTTAACGAACTTACTATCTGGATCAACATCTAATATCGCATCTAATCCTATCGTTAGTGGTATGGTAGGTAATTTAGCCACTAGTTTAATCGCTAAGTTAGGATTATCTGAGAGCGTAGCAGATAGTTTTGCAAATGGAGTAGTACCACAAGTAATCTCTACTATAATAGCTAAGATACAAGGAGGTGAGTCAGGATTTGACCTTTCTAGTATCTTAAGTGGACTAGGAGGAGGAGGAGCTCAGGATTTACTTGGGTCTCTTTTAGGAGGAAAAGAAGGATTAGGTGGAGCAATCGATAAATTAAAAGGATTGTTTTAACCAACTTATCATATTGAATAAAAGGCGATTATCTATATACTAGGTAATCGCCTTTTTTATTTATTTAGATTTAGTAAAAATAAAAGTTCTCATAACTTGATTTTATGTTAAGTTTTACTATATATTTGTGGTTATATAAAATTAGTCTAAATAATAATTAATTGTTTTATTTTCATAGGATTGATTATTAGTTAGTTGTTAGTAATTAAACTTATCATGGTATATATAAATAGCTGTTAAAATTTTTAGCTAACAAGTAATATGATGCTTGCTCTTAAAGTGCTAATAAATTATTCAATCAATAGAAATCAATAAAGCTATAACCTGAAGCTTTTTTGGGAAATGTAATCTTAAATGAAAAAATATATACTACTTACGTGCTTTCTTTTGCTAAATATTTGGAGTTATGCTCAGCAAAAGACATACTCTTTAAAAGGAAAGGTTCTAGATGAAAACAACGTAGCTATCGGATATGCCACAATTATAGGTGTAAATTCAAATCAATCTACACAAACGGATCAGCAAGGAAGTTTTGAATTAAGTCTTTCAAAAGAAAAAGAAATTGTCGAGATAAGTTTTGTTGGTTATAAAACTTTTAAAACTAATATAGATTTCGATGGTGTGACTACAAAAACACTATCTATAAAACTTAAGGAAGAAAAAGAACAATTAGGAGAAATTAATATAAAAGCGAAGAGTGCTACTGAAAAAGTAAAGCAAAGCGCCTATACAGTCAACGCTATAGAAGTAAAAGCCTTAGCAAATACAGTGTCTGATGTCAATCAAATATTAAATAGAAGTGCTGGTGTACGCGTGCGTGAAGAAGGAGGACTTGGTTCGAACTTTAACTTTGCTCTAAATGGATTTAGTGGTAATCAGATCAAATTTTACTTAGATGGTGTTCCTTTAGAAGGTGTAGGATCTTCTTTTCAGCTAAACAATATTCCTGTAAATATGATAGAACGCATTGAGATTTATAAAGGTGTAGTTCCTATTAATTTAGGAGGAGATGCTTTAGGAGGAGCTCTAAATATTATCACTAAGAATACGAAGAGTAAATATTTAGATGCAACAGTTTCTTACGGTTCTTTTAATACAGTACGTTCGTCTATAAATATGGGTATGACTACGGATAAGGGCTATAAATTTCAATTAAATGCTTATCAGAATTATTCAGATAATGATTATAAAGTAAATGTTGATGTTCACAATTTTGAAACAGGAGTACTTACTCCAAAGAGAGTTAGTCGTTTCCACGATCGCTATCACAATGAAGGTATAGTCCTAAAAGGAGGTATGGTGAATAAATGGTATGCTGATGAGTTACTTTTCGGCATTACGTTAGGAAAGAATTATAATCAGATCCAGACAGGTAATAGAATGGAGGATGTGTATGGAGGACGTTTTACTAAAGGTAATTTAATATTACCAAGTTTTAGTTATATAAAGAAAGATTTCTTGGTTGATAATTTGAATGTGTCTGTAAATGCAAACTATAATCTGGGTAGTGAACAGGCAGTAGATACAATGAATAGATTATACAACTGGGATGGAGATTATATTATAAAAAATGCTTTAAAGAAAGAAGGAGGAGAGATAGAGAGAAGACAGTTTAAGTATAAGAATAACAATGGATCAGTAATCGCTAATGCTAATTATGCGCTAAGTGAACATCATTTGTTTGCTGTAAATTATAATTTGTCTTTATTCAACAGAAAAGGAGAGGACTTATTAGACTCTACATTAAAGAATAATAATCTTCCTAAGAAATCTAATAAAGCTATCCTAGGGTTTAGTTACCAATATACTCATAATGAAAAATGGAATGCAATAGCATTTTTAAAGAAGTACTTCCAGTATAATTACTCGGAACGTTATTATAATGAAACATATT is a window of Myroides oncorhynchi DNA encoding:
- a CDS encoding acyl-CoA reductase gives rise to the protein MNLDVKKNAFVKLGQFLAQFTTNEFVKNNDVCHNDEFFTTFSELIHSSVHYNGWFTLEQVVASINSWASALTPENLDKWTSKYDFSTEPNKRIGLILAGNIPLVGFHDFISVLISGNIAVVKMSSNDQKLLPFLVKYIVAVEPGFADRYEFIEGKMEGFDAVIATGSNNTARYFDYYFNNVPNIIRKSRNSVAVLDGTESHEDLVALGKDVFTYYGLGCRNVSKIFVPEGYVFDSFYQGMYEYRDVIMYERYANNYDYNKAVFLMSEFKILDNGFLTVKQDNGYASPISSIFYEYYTDINEVRTRLVEDADKIQCIVSNNLVEGSIAFGQTQEPQLWDYADNVDAMKFLLEL
- a CDS encoding NAD(P)-dependent oxidoreductase produces the protein MRILANDGIPEEVKIDLEGLGFEVKEVRVAHEQLVNYTSKNEIEILLLQQGTLLNKAMIDELSFLKAIVFAGTQIDLDIIDYIKGCGIKVIWAEEALSNATAELVFAHLFSGARLLQEANRNMPLEGDASFKSLQQSYSSGIELAGKTLGIIGLNAAGEKVAQKALALGMNVLYADSTVPSLKAEFVLPNGIHFPVNLESTDMHRLLHDSHFITIHTKHYQKYILDKEAFSHAHNLIGVINCAYAEAVNEVDLVDLINAETILFAGIDRFEEEPHPAIQVLMQPAFSLSPNINGATDESKMLIWDEIFEKIQIMRK
- a CDS encoding TonB-dependent receptor, producing MKKYILLTCFLLLNIWSYAQQKTYSLKGKVLDENNVAIGYATIIGVNSNQSTQTDQQGSFELSLSKEKEIVEISFVGYKTFKTNIDFDGVTTKTLSIKLKEEKEQLGEINIKAKSATEKVKQSAYTVNAIEVKALANTVSDVNQILNRSAGVRVREEGGLGSNFNFALNGFSGNQIKFYLDGVPLEGVGSSFQLNNIPVNMIERIEIYKGVVPINLGGDALGGALNIITKNTKSKYLDATVSYGSFNTVRSSINMGMTTDKGYKFQLNAYQNYSDNDYKVNVDVHNFETGVLTPKRVSRFHDRYHNEGIVLKGGMVNKWYADELLFGITLGKNYNQIQTGNRMEDVYGGRFTKGNLILPSFSYIKKDFLVDNLNVSVNANYNLGSEQAVDTMNRLYNWDGDYIIKNALKKEGGEIERRQFKYKNNNGSVIANANYALSEHHLFAVNYNLSLFNRKGEDLLDSTLKNNNLPKKSNKAILGFSYQYTHNEKWNAIAFLKKYFQYNYSERYYNETYFTQDNRQNFTGYGVATAYNILPDLQVKGSFEHSIRMPEAYEMFGDEVNLASNYNLKPESSNNFNVGLQYGFTLNEVNQFKVETNFLYRKANDYIKEEVNTGQGTAAQKVNRNIGGVLVKSFDGEIRYNYKDIFSIMANVTYQDILNDIKYENNSTEVSALYRDRVANIPYLYGNGMVSFNFKEVFGSKNSLRLDYNMMYVQKYYLYAPSAGIAKYKRYIPEQFSQDISLHYAIRDGRYNVALEVRNLTNKTLYDNFSLQKPSRSVTLKLRYNL
- the serC gene encoding 3-phosphoserine/phosphohydroxythreonine transaminase, encoding MIQVHNFCAGPCLLPDEVYKGAAEAVLDFNGSGLSLLSISHRSKEFIAVLEEAQHLALSLLGLEGKGYSALFLQGGASMEFLRVPYNLMKSKAGYINTGNWSSKAMAQATAFGVVNVLASSEDRNYSYIPQQIEIPLGLDYVHYTSNNTIYGTQWHDIPQADCPIVCDMSSDIYSRVYDCEQIDLIYAGAQKNIGPAGLSVVLVRDDILGKSGRSIPQMMDYAEHVDKGSLYHTANVFGIYTCLLNLRWLRNLGGVQAIEKINNQKATTLYSAIDALDYVVGLADVEYRSKMNVTFDFKEERMKEIFDSLCKEASILNIKGHRVAGGYRASLYNALKQQSVDALVEVLHTMKTKI